In the Ignavibacteriales bacterium genome, AAACAGAGTTATGAAATGCACAGTATATGATGTAAAAGGGAAAGAGTTATGGAATTATATTATCAATGAAAATGATTTGAAGAACAAATGATGTTTTGATTGGTGATGAGTTGTTAGTGATTGTTTCAATGATTGACAATTCGAATACTGATTATTAGTTTTGATTCATTCGAATTTGTTTTTTGCAATTCTCAATTAGCAATTCTCAATTCTGAATTGCATTTGGGGCTATAGCTCAGTTGGGAGAGCGCTTGAATGGCATTCAAGAGGTCATCGGTTCGAACCCGTTTAGCTCCACAAAAAAAGCGACATAAGTCGCTTTTACTTTAATAACAAGTTCCTTATTAACCAACTTGTTTAATGCCCACTCTCAGCTTTTTTTGTTAGGTCCGCTATTTGTGTAAAACTTGATTGCAGCTTTCTTAATTCAGTTTCTAATTTGTAAATCTTGTAAGATTCAATTGATTCTTTTCCGCCAAGAAGCCAATTAACATCGCATCCTAATTTTAAAAGTTTAACTAAAATTCTTGTCCCAGGTTCTCTTTTTCCGCTGATGTATTGTTGTAACTGCTGCGGGGAAATCTTCATTGCTTCGGCAAGCTTTTTTAATGTGCCGTATTTTCTTTTTGCAAACAAGCGCAACCTTTCACCAACGCCAAGTTGAAGTTTATCATCAGTGAACAAATCTATACTGTCAACGTAATCGCCTTCAAAAAGATTTAGCTCAAATTGGTAATCATCAATTATTTTTTTTATTTGATGATAAAGTTCATCATCAAATTGCGGACTCTCGTTGAGTAAATAGGTAAGTGTTTGGACTTTAATACCAAGTTTCTCGGCAATCATGTTTTGTTTGATGCCGAGCGTGTGGACAAGATATTTTATTTCTTCCTGCTTTGTCATTTTTATTTTAGACCTTTTATAAAGCAGTTGCTTATGCAAAATAGCAAACCTGATTCCATCTGGCAAGTTTTATCTATACCTGTAACATTAATGATGGCGATAAGTCTAAATTTCACAATAAATTCTGTTATGAAGTTTCATTGTTAATTCAATATCTTAGTAACATATGAAATTACAGTTCAATAAAGATCATAAATACATTCTTCACTTAGCCCTACCTGCAATTGCTGGATTATCAACTCAAATGGTTGTTTCGCTTGTTGATACTGCAATGGTTGGCCGTCTTTTTAACGCCGAGTATTATCTTGCAGCAATGGGTATTGGTGTATTTGCCACCTGGGCTGTTGTAAGTCTATTCTCAAGTCTTGCAACCGGAACTCATGTATTGATTGCAAGAAGATTTGGTTCAAAAGAATTTGATAAATGCGGTGATGTTCTTAATACTTCTCTTATTATAGCTTTGTTAATAGGAACTGTTATTGCTTCCATTGTTGTTGCATTTTCTTTCGACATCGCTAATTTCTTTGCAGTTGATCCCAAAGTTGGATTCTATGCCGGACAGTTTTTGCATTACCGTTTTATGGGGATTCCGTTTTTTCTAATAACAGTTTCCTATCGTGGATTTTTCTTCGGGATAGGGAAGACAAAGATTTTTATGTATTCCGCAATTCTTATAAACTTCCTGAACATAATCTTCAATTATTTTTTCATCTATGGCGGATTTGGTATGAAGGGCATGGGTCTCGCCGGATCCGGACTTGGTTCTACAATCGCAACAATTTGCGATGCTTTTTTTTATTTCACTGTTTCATTGTTACCTTCATTCAGACATAAATTTAATTACTTCAGAAATTTTAGATTTAATAAATCAATTGCTTCTTCGATAATAAATATTTCACTTCCGGTATCACTTCAAAATATTTTTATACTTGTTGGATTCTTAAGTTTTATATCTATTACCGGATTTATCGGAACAGCAGAACAAGCAGCAAGTACAATTATTTTTTCTGCACTACAATTTTCTCTTATGCCTTGTTTCGGATTTGGAATTGCCATTCAAACTCTTGTTGGCAATAGTATTGGAAGTGAAGATATTGATAAAGCAAAATATTATGGTTATGAAACTAGTAAACTTGCAAGCATATTTACTCTTTTTGTAGCAATCATTTTCGTAACTATTCCAAGATTAGTTCTTCATCTTATTACTAATGATCAGGTTGTTATTGAAACAGCTGTGCCGGCATTAAGAATAGCCGGAATTGGACAAATATTTTATTCGGTAGGAGTTGTACTCGCAAATGGATTACAAGCTGCAGGTCAGACTCTTTATGTAATGTTGTCCGAGGTAATTGTTAATTGGTTTGTTTTTGTCCCCATCGCTTATTTCTTGGGAGTCTATCTGAAATTTGGTTTGTTAGGCGCTTGGTCTGCACTTCCGTTTTACGTCGTCCTTTATGCGGGTGTTATTTTTTTAAAATTCAAATTTGGCAATTGGAACAAGTATAAGCGTGTGTGACATAAAAAACTTGACAATCTTATCCACGAAGGATATATTTATTACGTAAAAATGAAGAAAACTACATATTTCATATTGTTTATCATTCTTTCCGCTTTAATAACCTACGCGGGAGTTGATCTGTTAAAATTTTCGGCACACAGCCAAGATGGAAATGTTGTTGTTTCGTGGCAGACTATAACTGAATCAAATCTTAATTATTTTGTTGTTGAAAGAAAAACTGTTAACGGCAGTTTTATGGAAATTGGAAATGTATCGCCTCGATCAGATAAAAATTATGAATATGTTGATCAATCTGCATTTAAAACTTCAGATCAATTATACGTTTATAGATTGAAGATAGTTGATAACGACGGTTCTGTTTCATATTCTCAAGTAGTATCGGTTACACATAGTAATATATCAAGCGTAAAGAGAACATGGGGAAGCATTAAAGCTTTATTCCGTTAATCTTTTCATCCGCATTGAACCACTTCTTATTTTAACCGATAAAAATTTTTCATGTTCAAAACAAACCTTCAAATATATTTAGCTTCAAAATCGCCCAGACGGAGAAAGCTGCTTAAACAATTAGGCATTTCCTTCAAATCATTTTCAGTTGATCTTAAAGAAGAAGTCTTAGACGGAGAACATCCTGTACAAACAGTCCGCAGACTTGCTCTCCACAAATCTGAAGCAGCTAGTTTGAAAGTGAGGAAAGGAATTATAATAACTGCCGATACAATTGTAGTTCTTAATAAAGAAATTATCGGAAAGCCCAAGGATGAAAAAGATGCTTACAATATCTTATTAAAACTAAGTGGAAAGACACATCTTGTTTTTACCGGATTTGTTGTGAAAAATTTGATGAACGGGAAAAGTGTTGTGGATTATGAAAGAACAAAAGTTACATTCAGAAAATTAACATCAAAAGAAATTAACGATTATATTAGAACTGGCAGTCCAATGGATAAAGCCGGAGCTTATGGTATTCAAGATGATTTCGGTGCAGTGTTTGTAGAAAAAATTGATGGCTGCTATTATAACGTTGTCGGTCTTCCGCTGGCAAAACTTTATGGATCACTAATGGAAATTTTGTGACTTGTTTGAAAAACTAAAAAAAAATCTAATAATATCTCTTCTTCTTACCGCACTAATTATTTTTCTCTTCGGTGTACTCACTGATTTTAATTCTATAATTAATTCTTTCAAACAGTTTAACTGGCTTTTACTACCTGCCTTGTTATGTCTGTCTTTAGGTAATTATGCATTTCGATTTATTAAATGGGAATACTATTTAAAATTATTAAAGATCAAAATTTCAAGATTACTCTCTATTAAAATATTTTTTTCCGGTTTGGCAATGAGTGCATCTCCTGCAAAAATGGGAGAGGTACTAAAATCATTATTGCTTAAAGAAATAATAAATGAACCGATCTCTAAAACGGCATCAATAATTTTTGCAGAACGATTAACAGATCTTTTATCACTAACTTTTCTTGCATTAATAGGCGGATTATATTTCCATTATAATAGTGTATTAATTTACGTTGTCGGTTCTTTCTTCATCATTTTGATAATTGTAATTAGCAACCGGGCAATTGCTGAACGCATAATAATGTTTTCTGCAAAAATACCTTTCATAAAAAAACAAATTTCTAATATTAAAAATCTTTATGAAAGCGCTTATATATTACTGCAACCTAAAGCAATTTTCTCAATGCTCGGTGTAAGTATTTTTTCATGGTCCTTTGAGTGCTTTGGATTTTATTTGATTCTCTTTAACTTTGAACAGGGTTTTTCGATTCTATGGACTACATTTGTTTATGCATTTTCTATAATAGTCGGTGCGGTTTCTATGTTACCGGGTGGATTAGGTGTAACGGAAGGTTCATTAAGTTTAATCTTGATTAAAGGCGGTATTCCTAACGAGACCGCAATTGCTACAACGATTATTATTAGAATGGTAACTTTATGGTTTGCGGTAATTCTGGGTTTAGTTGTTTTGTTCTTTCTTCGCAAAGAATATAAAAATTCATTGAATAAAACACGGAGTAATAATGGCTAAGTACAAAAAAATAGTAGTTCCAAAAGAAGGCGAAAAGATTACGATTAAAGACAGTAGGTTGTCAGTTCCAAATAATCCGGTTATTCCTTTTATAGAAGGAGACGGAACAGGCCCTGATATTTGGTTTGCATCTAAAATGGTTTTTGATGCCGCTGTTGAAAAAGCTTACAATGGAAAAAAGAAAATTGTTTGGATGGAAGTGTTTGCTGGAGAAAAAGCTGTAAAGACTTACGGAAAGAATCAATGGCTTCCGGGTGAAACTCTTGATGCAATCAAAGAATACATGATTGCAATTAAAGGTCCGCTTACCACGCCTATCGGAGGCGGTATTAGAAGTTTAAATGTTGCTCTCAGAAAAGAACTTGATCTCTTTGCTTGTGTCCGCCCTGTAAAATATTACAAAGGAACACCAAGCCCGGTAAAGCGTCCGCAAGATTTAGATATTGTAATTTTTAGAGAGAACACGGAAGATGTTTACGCAGGAATAGAATTCAAAGCTGAATCAAAAGAAGCAACAGATCTCATCAAGTACATTAACAAAAAATTTCAGAAAAAAATCCGTATGGAATCCGGTATAGGAATTAAGCCGATGAGCAAGTTCGGAACTGAAAGACTTGTAAAGAAAGCAATTGAATATGCAGTCGCTAACAAAAGAGAAAGTGTTACACTTGTTCACAAAGGTAACATCATGAAGTTTACCGAAGGTTCTTTTAAAGAGTGGGGATATGAAACTGCTAAAAAATATTTTGGCGATGTTACTGTTTCTGAAGATGATCTCTGGAAGAATTATAATGGCAAATTACCTCAAGGAAAAATTTTGATCAAAGATCGTATCGCTGATAGCATATTCCAACAAGTTTTGCTACGTCCAACCGAATATTCCATTTTGGCTACACCAAACTTAAATGGCGACTATTTATCTGATGCAACTGCAGCTCAAGTTGGCGGTTTAGGAATTGCGCCGGGCGCTAATATGAGTTATTTCGGCGGAGTGTTTGAAGCTACACACGGAACCGCGCCAAAATATGCCGGACTTGATAAAGTTAATCCGGGTTCAGTTATTCTTTCTGGCGTTATGATGTTTGAATACATGGGCTGGAAAAAAGCTGCTCGATTAATTGAAAAAGCTATCGGTAAAGCAATCAAATCTAAAACAGTTACTTATGATTTTGCACGTTTGATGAAAGGTGCAACCGAATTAAGTTGTTCTGATTTTGGAAGAGCAATAATTAAAAATATGTGACAAAAAAGCCGTGAGACATGAAAGGTCAGAGGTGAAAAGAATTAAAGATTTTACTTTTACCTCTCACTTTTCACCTTTCATGTTTGATTAACACCCGTTCACATCAAATTTTCCTACAGACCTTTCTATCCTTGATTTTAGAGCCCACTGTTTATATTTTAACACCACTTCAAATAAAACTGATGGAGGTTTGAGATGAATAATGAAGAAAATGGAATTGGTAAAGGATTATTGATAGGTTTTTTGACAGGCGCTGCTGTAGGTTCAATCATCGCTCTTCTATTTGCGCCAAAGTCCGGTAAAGAATTACGCGAAGAAATTAAAAACAAATCGCAGGATTTTATGGAAGATGCGGAGAACTATGTAGCAAACGCAAAAGACAAAGCATCACAACTCATAAATGAGGGTAAAAAAAAATCCGAAAAATTGGTATCTGATACAAAAGAAAAAGTAGATACTCTTTTAGGTGAAGCTGAAAAGATTTTAAGCGATGCAAAAGGTAAAGTCGGTAATTATACACAAGCCGGTAAAGAAAAAATTGAAAAAGAAGGTGAACGGCTGAAAACAGCAATTAGAGCTGGCATGGATGCTTATAAAACAGAGAAGGACTCATAAAAATTTATGAATATAATAGATATTCTTCTTATCATATTAATCCTATCGGCTTCTACTTTATGTATTTTCCTAATTATTTATTTGAAGAAATTAGTCGATCATGTAGAAGCTGTACGCAAAGATGTTCACGAGCTGGTTGAAAAAACAACTCCCGTTTTTGAAAATCTAGATGATGTAACGCGAAGAGTAAATCGCATTGTCTCGGAAGTCGAAAATTATTGGAATGAAATTGACAGCTCGATCAAAAAAGTGCGTGAACAGATTTCCGGTCTCACTTCTCTAAAAAGATATATTGATGCGGAGAATCCAGTCTCAGAACTCATCAAAAATGTTAAAGCTTTCACAAAGGGCTTCATTACTTTTTGGAAGACGATAAAACACAGGTAATTTTTCTTGTTCAAACATAAGGAGAATCAATTTTGAAAGAGTATAACGCAGATGCTATTAGAAATATAGCGTTTATTGGTCACGGTGGAAGTGGGAAAACTACGATCTCGGAAATTCTTTTATTCACTGGCGGAGAAATTAATCGTATTGGTAAAGTAGAAGAAGGCAACACTACTTCCGATTTTAATGCAAACGAAATCGAAAAACGGATTTCAATTGCAGCTTCAACTCTTCATCTGGAATGGAATGCTACAAAAATAAATATCCTCGATACGCCGGGTTTCCCTGATTTTATCGGACAGGTTATTTCTTCTCTGCATGTAGCAGATTTGGCTGTTTCAGTCATAAAAAGTTTTGAGGGAATTGAAGTAGGTACAGAACAAACATGGGAGTATGTAAGAAAGTATAAACTACCGGCGGCAGTTATTATTAATAAAGTTGATAATGAGCATTCAAAATTTTTTGAAACTATTGCACAAGCTAAAACTCGTTTGAGCCATGATATAACTGTTGTTTCGTTCCCGGTAAAAGAAGGTTTGAATTTCAATTCTGTTATTGATCTGGTAAAAATGAAAATGATAACGTATGCAGATGCCGGTTCTAAAAAATTTACTGAAGAAGATATTCCTACTGACTTAAAAGTACACGCAGATAAACTTAGAGAGGTTCTTGTTGAAAAAATCGCTGAGGCAAACGAAGAATTAATGAATAAATTTTTTGAAGAAGGAGCTTTGAGCGATGAAGAAATTCAGAAAGGATTGAAAGCTTCGATACTAAGCGGCGGATTGATTCCGGCTTTTGCCTTTGCCGCAACTAAAGGAATTGGACAAAACACTTTTCTCGATTTTGCAGTAAAATATTTTCCAGCACCGAATGAAAGAGAACCAATTGAAGCATCAATGAAAGACGGCGGTAAAAAAGTTAAATTAACTTGCGATGTAAAAGGCGAACCCGCTCTGCTTATTTTCAAATCATTATCTGAACAGCATGTTGGAGAACTTTCAATATTCAAAGTTTACTCAGGCTCATTAGCACCAGGACTAGATCTTCAAAACACTCACAGAGATAAAATCGAACGGCTAGGACAAATTTATGTATTGAACGGACATAACAGAAAAGATATTACAAAATTAAATGCAGGCGATATCGGCGCAGTTGTAAAATTGAAAGATAGTCACACCGGAGATACTCTTAGTTCGAAAAATTTTACAATACTTCTGCCTGAAATCCAATATCCTGAACCTGTAATACGTTTTGCTGTCAAACCTAAAGCAAAAGGCGATGAAGATAAAATTTCCGCCGCATTACATACCGCTCACGAAGAAGAACCAACACTGAGAACAAAATTTGACCCAGAAATTTCACAAACTGTAGTTTCAGGACAGGGTGAGCTTCAACTTAATCTTGGAATCAAATTATTAAAAGATCGTTACGGTGTTGAAGTTGAATTAGTTGAACCGAGAATTCCGTACCGCGAAACTATAAAAGGAAAATGTGAAGACTCAGAATACAAACACAAAAAACAATCGGGTGGACGCGGACAGTACGGGCATGTTCATTTAAAATTAGAACCAATGCCGCGCGGAAGCGGATATGAATTTGTTGATGACATCGTCGGCGGTGTTGTCCCGGGTCGCTTCATTCCTGCTGTAGAAAAAGGATTGAAAGAAATTATGACCAAAGGAATTCTTACTGGAAGTAAAGTTGTTGATGTTAAAGTTTCTTTGTTCGATGGAACTTACCATGCTGTTGACTCTGACGAAGTTTCATTTAAAATTGCCGCATCAATGGCTTTTAGAAAAGGATTTATGGAATCTAAACCGATGCTTCTTGAACCGATCTATGATATCAATGTTAAGATTCCTGATAAGTATATGGGCGATGTGATGGGCGATATTTCCGGAAGACGCGGTAAAATCCAAAACATGGATTCGGAGAATTCATTTCAAATAATCAAAGCTAAAGTACCCCTGGCAGAACTTCACAAATACTCTACTCAACTTCGCAGTTTAACTTCAGGGCGCGGAATGTTTTCGATGAGTTTCTCTCATTATGAAGAGGTTCCTAAGGAAACAGAAACAAAAGTAATCGAAGAATATCAAAAACATAAAGAAGAAGAAGCAGAATAAATTTATTCTGATTAAATTGCGGGTGGAAGTAACATCAACTTCCGCCTTTTTTATTTATGGATAAACTCTGGTCACCTTGGCGGTCTAACTACATCGAATCTTTCAAAACAAAAAAAGATTCTGATGCATGTATTTTTTGCGAGGCGTTAAAGCTTCCAATCAAAAGCAACAAATCGTTAATTGTTTTCAAAAACGATTTATGTTATGTGATGCTGAATTTGTATCCTTACAACAGCGGACACTTAATGGTCATTCCAAATAAACACGTTAGTGATATTCATGCTTTGAGCCGGAATGAATTGAATGAAATGATGAGTACAGTTCGTCTTTCAATGAAAGTTTTGGAAAAATCCATGAAGCCGCAAGGGATGAACTTTGGTGCAAATCTTGGTAAAGCCGCCGGCGCCGGAATAGATTCGCATCTTCACTTTCATGTTGTACCGAGATGGAGCGGCGATATTAATTTTATGCCGGCTATCGGTGAAGTAAAAATTATTTCTCAAGATTTACTAGTAAAAAAAAAAAAACTTATTAATTCTTTTAACGAAATTCTAAAAACAGACAAATAAAAATAATGGACGTAAAAAAATTTAATATCTTAATTGCCCCGAACAGTTTTAAGGGATGTGCTGACTCGGTTGAGATTACTGAGTATATCAAAGGATCATTGTTCAAATTACTGCCGGAAGAGATAAAATCTAAAATTGATTTTTTACTGAAGCCAATTTCTGACGGCGGTGACGGTTTTCTACAAGTATGTCAGAGAAACTTTGGTGTGGAATTTCTTCATTTTGAAATCTCAAATCCTTTCAATGCAGACAAATTTTTCTGCCCGGTCGGATATTATCAGGAAACTAAAACCATTTATATTGAATCGGCAGAAGTCTTAGGTATGAAATTAATTCCGGAAGAATTTAGAAGACCAATGTCACTTTCATCAAAAGGTATGGGTGATTTGTTACTTCAGATATATGATTTTGTGATGGACGGAATTATGGATGTTGAAAAAGTAATTATTGGAATTGGCGGGACCGGGACTAATGATCTTGGTATGGGAATGATGGAAGCATTTGGTCTTGAGTTATACGATTCGAAAGATAATATGTTGGAAGTCAAGCCAAGAAACTTTTCTAAGGTGGAGAAAATTGTTGTCCCGGAAGTAACACTGCCATACAAAATAGAAATGATTTTAGATGTTGAAAATCCATTACTTGGAATTGACGGAGCCAGTTTGCTATTTGCCGAACAGAAAGGTGCTACCGATGAAGAAGCAAAGGAAATGGAAAAAGGATTTTCACATATTCTTGATGAACTTGAGATAGATGATGATTCACAATCCAATATGAATGGTGCAGGCGGCGGTTTAGCTGCGGCAATGAAAATGTTTTTTAATGCTGATGAAAAATATGCAGATCAGTTCATAAAAGAAGATTTGAAAGTTGATGCTGCTAATTATAAAGTTGATCTTGTCATTACCGGTGAAGGTAAATTAGATTCACAAACATTTCTAAACAAAGGTGCTTTCATAGTCGTTAATGAATTCGCGCAAAAAGATATTCCGATTATTTTTCTATGCGGTGCGAGTGAAGGCGATCTGCCTAAAGTGGAAAATCTTAAAGTGATAGAGATTTCGGAATACTTTGATACAATTGAAGAATCAATTGAGAAGATTGATAAAGGCATTGATATAGCAAGCAGAAAGATCAGCAAAGAAATTATACAGCTTTTTGCGAAAAAGAACGCTATCTAAAAATGTTGATATTCACTTTGCGATCTTTGCGAAAAACTTTGCGCACTTTGCGTTTTGCTTTTTAACCGCAGAGAACGCCAAGAAGGCGCAGAGTACACAAAGATTAAATCCTATAATCATAAGACAGAATTAAAATGGAAAATCAAACAGAGACTTTTGAAAAAATAAAAATAGATGCGTTAGAAGAAATTCTTGGGAAGAAATTTCCCGTACTAGATGATGGTTTTGTCCGCGTTGTAGATTATATGGGCGGTGATGAAGCTATTGTTCAGGCAGCACGAGTTTCTTATGGCAAAGGAACGAAAAAAGTTTCTGAAGACCGCGGGTTAATTCGATATCTGTTAAGAAACTTCCACACTACTCCTTTCGAAATGAGTGAAATAAAATTGCATGTTCGTGTTCCGATGGATGCATGGCGGCAATGGATACGCCATAGAACTGCAAATGTTAATGAATACTCAACTAGATATTCAATTGCAATTGATGCATCACAAAAAACTGATGCAGGTAATTGGAGAATTCAAGCAATGGATAATAAGCAGGGAAGTGAAGGATTTTTTGATAACGCGATTGGCAGCAAACTAACTGAACGTGAAGTAGAACTTCAGCAATTTGCTCGCGAGATCTATCAAGAAAGATTACAGCTTGGTGTTGCAAGAGAACAAGCACGTAAAGATTTACCGCTTTCAACTTACACAGAAGCGTATTGG is a window encoding:
- a CDS encoding DUF948 domain-containing protein, producing MNIIDILLIILILSASTLCIFLIIYLKKLVDHVEAVRKDVHELVEKTTPVFENLDDVTRRVNRIVSEVENYWNEIDSSIKKVREQISGLTSLKRYIDAENPVSELIKNVKAFTKGFITFWKTIKHR
- a CDS encoding MATE family efflux transporter, translated to MKLQFNKDHKYILHLALPAIAGLSTQMVVSLVDTAMVGRLFNAEYYLAAMGIGVFATWAVVSLFSSLATGTHVLIARRFGSKEFDKCGDVLNTSLIIALLIGTVIASIVVAFSFDIANFFAVDPKVGFYAGQFLHYRFMGIPFFLITVSYRGFFFGIGKTKIFMYSAILINFLNIIFNYFFIYGGFGMKGMGLAGSGLGSTIATICDAFFYFTVSLLPSFRHKFNYFRNFRFNKSIASSIINISLPVSLQNIFILVGFLSFISITGFIGTAEQAASTIIFSALQFSLMPCFGFGIAIQTLVGNSIGSEDIDKAKYYGYETSKLASIFTLFVAIIFVTIPRLVLHLITNDQVVIETAVPALRIAGIGQIFYSVGVVLANGLQAAGQTLYVMLSEVIVNWFVFVPIAYFLGVYLKFGLLGAWSALPFYVVLYAGVIFLKFKFGNWNKYKRV
- the fusA gene encoding elongation factor G — protein: MKEYNADAIRNIAFIGHGGSGKTTISEILLFTGGEINRIGKVEEGNTTSDFNANEIEKRISIAASTLHLEWNATKINILDTPGFPDFIGQVISSLHVADLAVSVIKSFEGIEVGTEQTWEYVRKYKLPAAVIINKVDNEHSKFFETIAQAKTRLSHDITVVSFPVKEGLNFNSVIDLVKMKMITYADAGSKKFTEEDIPTDLKVHADKLREVLVEKIAEANEELMNKFFEEGALSDEEIQKGLKASILSGGLIPAFAFAATKGIGQNTFLDFAVKYFPAPNEREPIEASMKDGGKKVKLTCDVKGEPALLIFKSLSEQHVGELSIFKVYSGSLAPGLDLQNTHRDKIERLGQIYVLNGHNRKDITKLNAGDIGAVVKLKDSHTGDTLSSKNFTILLPEIQYPEPVIRFAVKPKAKGDEDKISAALHTAHEEEPTLRTKFDPEISQTVVSGQGELQLNLGIKLLKDRYGVEVELVEPRIPYRETIKGKCEDSEYKHKKQSGGRGQYGHVHLKLEPMPRGSGYEFVDDIVGGVVPGRFIPAVEKGLKEIMTKGILTGSKVVDVKVSLFDGTYHAVDSDEVSFKIAASMAFRKGFMESKPMLLEPIYDINVKIPDKYMGDVMGDISGRRGKIQNMDSENSFQIIKAKVPLAELHKYSTQLRSLTSGRGMFSMSFSHYEEVPKETETKVIEEYQKHKEEEAE
- a CDS encoding lysylphosphatidylglycerol synthase transmembrane domain-containing protein produces the protein MFEKLKKNLIISLLLTALIIFLFGVLTDFNSIINSFKQFNWLLLPALLCLSLGNYAFRFIKWEYYLKLLKIKISRLLSIKIFFSGLAMSASPAKMGEVLKSLLLKEIINEPISKTASIIFAERLTDLLSLTFLALIGGLYFHYNSVLIYVVGSFFIILIIVISNRAIAERIIMFSAKIPFIKKQISNIKNLYESAYILLQPKAIFSMLGVSIFSWSFECFGFYLILFNFEQGFSILWTTFVYAFSIIVGAVSMLPGGLGVTEGSLSLILIKGGIPNETAIATTIIIRMVTLWFAVILGLVVLFFLRKEYKNSLNKTRSNNG
- a CDS encoding YtxH domain-containing protein, with amino-acid sequence MNNEENGIGKGLLIGFLTGAAVGSIIALLFAPKSGKELREEIKNKSQDFMEDAENYVANAKDKASQLINEGKKKSEKLVSDTKEKVDTLLGEAEKILSDAKGKVGNYTQAGKEKIEKEGERLKTAIRAGMDAYKTEKDS
- the thyX gene encoding FAD-dependent thymidylate synthase, which translates into the protein MENQTETFEKIKIDALEEILGKKFPVLDDGFVRVVDYMGGDEAIVQAARVSYGKGTKKVSEDRGLIRYLLRNFHTTPFEMSEIKLHVRVPMDAWRQWIRHRTANVNEYSTRYSIAIDASQKTDAGNWRIQAMDNKQGSEGFFDNAIGSKLTEREVELQQFAREIYQERLQLGVAREQARKDLPLSTYTEAYWKIDLHNLLNFLALRMDNHAQFEIRSYANVIGNEIVSRWCPIAWEAFKDYRMNSMSFSSLELQILKQLVTGNKQAALKLAEDFGWLNKINDKLSKNRERIEMEEKLIELGIEKPW
- the icd gene encoding isocitrate dehydrogenase (NADP(+)), translated to MAKYKKIVVPKEGEKITIKDSRLSVPNNPVIPFIEGDGTGPDIWFASKMVFDAAVEKAYNGKKKIVWMEVFAGEKAVKTYGKNQWLPGETLDAIKEYMIAIKGPLTTPIGGGIRSLNVALRKELDLFACVRPVKYYKGTPSPVKRPQDLDIVIFRENTEDVYAGIEFKAESKEATDLIKYINKKFQKKIRMESGIGIKPMSKFGTERLVKKAIEYAVANKRESVTLVHKGNIMKFTEGSFKEWGYETAKKYFGDVTVSEDDLWKNYNGKLPQGKILIKDRIADSIFQQVLLRPTEYSILATPNLNGDYLSDATAAQVGGLGIAPGANMSYFGGVFEATHGTAPKYAGLDKVNPGSVILSGVMMFEYMGWKKAARLIEKAIGKAIKSKTVTYDFARLMKGATELSCSDFGRAIIKNM
- a CDS encoding HIT domain-containing protein; this encodes MDKLWSPWRSNYIESFKTKKDSDACIFCEALKLPIKSNKSLIVFKNDLCYVMLNLYPYNSGHLMVIPNKHVSDIHALSRNELNEMMSTVRLSMKVLEKSMKPQGMNFGANLGKAAGAGIDSHLHFHVVPRWSGDINFMPAIGEVKIISQDLLVKKKKLINSFNEILKTDK
- a CDS encoding glycerate kinase, whose protein sequence is MDVKKFNILIAPNSFKGCADSVEITEYIKGSLFKLLPEEIKSKIDFLLKPISDGGDGFLQVCQRNFGVEFLHFEISNPFNADKFFCPVGYYQETKTIYIESAEVLGMKLIPEEFRRPMSLSSKGMGDLLLQIYDFVMDGIMDVEKVIIGIGGTGTNDLGMGMMEAFGLELYDSKDNMLEVKPRNFSKVEKIVVPEVTLPYKIEMILDVENPLLGIDGASLLFAEQKGATDEEAKEMEKGFSHILDELEIDDDSQSNMNGAGGGLAAAMKMFFNADEKYADQFIKEDLKVDAANYKVDLVITGEGKLDSQTFLNKGAFIVVNEFAQKDIPIIFLCGASEGDLPKVENLKVIEISEYFDTIEESIEKIDKGIDIASRKISKEIIQLFAKKNAI
- a CDS encoding Maf family protein → MFKTNLQIYLASKSPRRRKLLKQLGISFKSFSVDLKEEVLDGEHPVQTVRRLALHKSEAASLKVRKGIIITADTIVVLNKEIIGKPKDEKDAYNILLKLSGKTHLVFTGFVVKNLMNGKSVVDYERTKVTFRKLTSKEINDYIRTGSPMDKAGAYGIQDDFGAVFVEKIDGCYYNVVGLPLAKLYGSLMEIL
- a CDS encoding helix-turn-helix transcriptional regulator translates to MTKQEEIKYLVHTLGIKQNMIAEKLGIKVQTLTYLLNESPQFDDELYHQIKKIIDDYQFELNLFEGDYVDSIDLFTDDKLQLGVGERLRLFAKRKYGTLKKLAEAMKISPQQLQQYISGKREPGTRILVKLLKLGCDVNWLLGGKESIESYKIYKLETELRKLQSSFTQIADLTKKAESGH